A genomic window from Elaeis guineensis isolate ETL-2024a chromosome 3, EG11, whole genome shotgun sequence includes:
- the LOC105040725 gene encoding transcription factor SPEECHLESS, which translates to MGDGLSELFEDTEFGHTNFSGAASPEDLFSILESLEDATKEVPPFNPFEEPVLSPRGGDHDSTTRLVSRGSASSSIRAHEIDEGDEETNHARKKLKSSTLVASVDAAAQDGQNKMSHITVERNRRKQMNEHLSVLRSLMPCFYVKRGDQASIIGGVVDYIKELQQVLQSLEAKKQRKVYSEVLSPRPVSSPRTTPLSPRPPPLSPRKGLPVSPRTPQPGSPYKPRMQQSYRSPTLVPSHESSPTIENNVCELAANSKSPVADVEVKFSGPNVLLKTVSHRIPGQALKIIAALEGLSLEILHVSISTIDDTMLNSFTIKIGIECELSAEELAQEILQTFS; encoded by the exons ATGGGAGACGGCTTATCTGAACTTTTCGAGGACACAGAGTTCGGGCACACCAACTTCTCCGGGGCCGCCTCCCCGGAGGACCTCTTTAGCATCTTGGAGAGCTTGGAGGATGCTACTAAGGAGGTTCCTCCCTTCAACCCATTTGAAGAACCTGTCCTTAGCCCGAGAGGTGGTGATCACGATTCTACGACAAGGCTAGTGTCTCGAGGTTCGGCTTCATCTAGCATTAGGGCTCATGAGATCGATGAGGGTGATGAGGAGACTAACCATGCCCGAAAGAAGCTTAAGTCCTCCACACTGGTTGCTTCGGTCGATGCGGCTGCCCAAGACGGGCAGAACAAGATGTCACACATCACGGTGGAGCGCAACCGGAGGAAGCAAATGAACGAGCACTTATCGGTACTCCGATCATTGATGCCATGCTTCTATGTGAAGAGA GGGGATCAAGCATCCATCATAGGAGGGGTCGTTGATTACATCAAGGAGTTACAACAAGTCTTGCAATCCCTGGAGGCCAAGAAGCAGAGGAAAGTCTACAGTGAGGTTCTCAGCCCCAGACCAGTTTCGAGCCCTAGGACGACACCACTGAGCCCGAGGCCTCCGCCTCTGAGTCCAAGAAAGGGCTTGCCGGTAAGTCCAAGAACCCCTCAGCCAGGCAGCCCCTACAAGCCAAGAATGCAGCAAAGCTATCGCTCCCCGACGTTGGTTCCATCTCATGAATCCTCCCCCACCATTGAGAACAACGTCTGCGAGCTCGCGGCCAACTCCAAATCCCCGGTTGCGGATGTAGAGGTGAAGTTCTCCGGTCCTAACGTGCTCCTGAAGACGGTGTCGCATCGCATCCCTGGCCAGGCTCTGAAGATAATCGCCGCCCTTGAGGGCCTCTCTCTCGAGATACTCCATGTAAGCATCAGCACCATTGATGATACCATGCTCAACTCATTCACCATCAAG ATCGGAATTGAGTGTGAACTTAGTGCGGAGGAACTAGCACAGGAAATTCTGCAAACATTCTCATAA
- the LOC105041495 gene encoding UDP-glycosyltransferase 72B1-like, which translates to MEDPRPPRIALLSSPGLGHIIPFAELARHLVRSHRIAVTLITHPADPSATVDRALFNNLPDEVDTVCLPEFPPEDSLNGTTKLETRVSLTINANFPHLRSLLRAISSSAPLAALVIDVFCIDALDVASEFGIPAYLFVTCSCLALNFSFHLLKLDATFQGEYRDLPEPVRMPGCVPVQGTDFIETVQDRRSEAYNWFIRVTKRFYEAKGILVNSFEDLEPGAAKALKEADGVPPVYPVGPLVRAAPDEENECLRWLDRQPRGSVVYVCFGSGGTLTRAQTRELALGLEMSGQRFLWVVKSPHERDVTGTYFGDKSGKNPLDYLPEGFQERTKGVGFFVPSWAPQVAVLGHASIGGFISHCGWNSTLESIVKGVPLIAWPLFAEQRLNAVLLNEDVEVALRPKVSESGLVQRDEIASVVKRLMEGGEGKRLRKRAEELSHVAARSLGQEGSSVRALSEVAREWMDRRT; encoded by the coding sequence ATGGAAGACCCCAGGCCTCCCCGCATCGCCCTCCTCTCCAGCCCCGGCCTGGGCCACATCATTCCCTTCGCCGAGTTAGCCCGCCACCTCGTTCGCAGCCATCGCATCGCCGTCACCCTCATCACCCACCCGGCGGACCCCTCCGCCACCGTCGACCGGGCCCTCTTCAACAACCTACCCGACGAAGTCGACACCGTCTGCCTCCCCGAATTCCCGCCCGAGGACTCCTTGAATGGCACCACCAAACTGGAGACCCGCGTCTCTCTCACTATAAACGCCAACTTTCCTCACCTCCGTTCCCTTCTGAGAGCTATTTCCTCGTCTGCTCCTCTCGCGGCACTCGTCATCGATGTCTTCTGCATCGACGCCTTGGACGTGGCCTCCGAGTTTGGCATCCCGGCCTACCTCTTCGTCACTTGCTCGTGCTTGGCTCTCAACTTTTCTTTCCACCTCCTTAAGCTGGACGCCACATTCCAAGGGGAATACCGGGACCTGCCCGAGCCGGTCCGCATGCCCGGGTGCGTGCCGGTCCAAGGGACGGATTTCATCGAGACGGTGCAGGACCGGAGAAGCGAGGCGTACAACTGGTTTATCCGCGTCACAAAACGATTTTACGAAGCCAAGGGGATCCTGGTGAACAGCTTCGAGGATCTGGAGCCAGGGGCCGCGAAAGCTTTGAAGGAAGCTGACGGTGTACCTCCGGTCTATCCGGTTGGGCCGCTGGTCCGGGCCGCGCCGGACGAGGAAAACGAGTGCTTGAGGTGGTTGGACCGGCAGCCGCGTGGGTCGGTGGTGTATGTCTGCTTCGGGAGCGGGGGAACCCTCACGCGCGCTCAGACAAGGGAGCTGGCTTTGGGTCTGGAGATGAGCGGCCAAAGATTCCTGTGGGTGGTGAAGAGCCCACATGAACGGGATGTTACTGGCACGTATTTTGGGGACAAGAGCGGTAAAAATCCCTTGGACTACTTGCCAGAGGGATTCCAGGAGAGGACCAAGGGTGTGGGATTTTTTGTCCCTTCGTGGGCCCCGCAGGTGGCGGTGCTCGGCCACGCCTCCATCGGAGGGTTCATATCGCACTGCGGGTGGAACTCGACGCTCGAAAGCATCGTGAAGGGAGTGCCGTTAATTGCGTGGCCGCTATTCGCGGAGCAAAGGCTGAACGCGGTGTTGCTCAATGAGGATGTGGAGGTGGCGCTGAGGCCCAAAGTAAGTGAGAGTGGTCTCGTACAGAGGGATGAGATTGCGAGTGTAGTTAAGCGTTTGATGGAAGGGGGAGAAGGGAAGAGACTGCGGAAGAGGGCGGAGGAGCTCAGTCATGTCGCAGCTCGTTCCCTCGGCCAAGAAGGGTCTTCGGTCAGGGCCTTGTCGGAGGTGGCGCGTGAATGGATGGATAGGAGGACCTGA